A part of Neovison vison isolate M4711 chromosome 6, ASM_NN_V1, whole genome shotgun sequence genomic DNA contains:
- the LOC122910697 gene encoding olfactory receptor 7A17-like, translating into MEQGNDTKIPEFLLLGLSEDQELQPLIFGLFISMYLITVFGNLVIILAVSIDPKLYTPMYFFLVNLSFVDICFTSTTVPKMLWNIQTQSKVITYAGCVTQMYFLIIFSVLDIYLLAVMAYDRFVAICHPLHYTVIMNPRLCGLLVLGSWIISVLHSFLQISMVLQLSFCTEVKIPHFFCELNQMIQLACSDTFINNMVMYFAAVLLVGVPLAGILYSYSKIVSSILGISSAQGKYKAFSTCASHLSVVSLFFCTSLGVYLSSAATQSSHSSAVASVMYTVVTPMLNPFIYSLRNKDITRALKRIIGVPAM; encoded by the exons ATGGAACAAGGAAATGATACAAAAATTCCAgagtttcttcttctgggattatCAGAGGACCAAGAACTGCAACCCCTCATATTTGGGCTTTTCATCTCCATGTACCTGATCACTGTGTTTGGAAACCTGGTCATCATCCTCGCTGTCAGCATAGATCCCAAACTCTacacacccatgtacttcttcctggtCAACTTGTCCTTTGTGGACATCTGTTTCACCTCTACAACTGTTCCCAAGATGCTGTGGAACATCCAGACTCAGAGCAAAGTCATAACCTATGCAGGCTGTGTTACTCAGATGTACTTCTTAATAATCTTTTCAGTGTTGGACATCTACCTCCTTGctgtgatggcctatgaccgctttGTAGCCATCTGTCACCCCCTGCACTACACAGTGATCATGAACCCCCGGCTCTGTGGACTGCTTGTTCTGGGGTCCTGGATCATAAGTGTCTTGCATTCCTTCTTACAAATATCAATGGTGTTGCAGCTGTCCTTCTGTACAGAGGTGAAAATCCCCCACTTTTTCTGTGAACTTAATCAGATGATCCAACTTGCTTGTTCTGACACCTTCATTAATAACATGGTGATGTATTTTGCAGCTGTCCTGCTGGTTGGCGTTCCCCTTGCTGGGATCCTTTACTCTTACTCTAAGATTGTTTCCTCCATACTTGGGATCTCATCAGCCCAGGGGAAGTATAAAGCATTTTCCACCTGTGCATCTCACCTCTCAGTTGTCTCCTTATTTTTTTGTACGAGCCTAGGAGTGTACCTTAGCTCTGCTGCCACCCAGAGCTCCCACTCAAGTGCAGTAGCCTCAGTGATGTACACGGTGGTCACACCCATGCTGAACCCCTTCATCTACAGCCTTAGGAACAAAGATATAACAAGGGCTCTGAAAAGA aTCATTGGGGTTCCAGCAATGTGA